Proteins encoded in a region of the Takifugu flavidus isolate HTHZ2018 chromosome 10, ASM371156v2, whole genome shotgun sequence genome:
- the dyrk1b gene encoding dual specificity tyrosine-phosphorylation-regulated kinase 1B isoform X1, producing MVITSSVEDKTAPPSRMVQSETWVSSALLRKNKSVSSSGCPPTSSSSSYSSSSSYSSSSSSTAQGFSLAEPAMTSQHTHTHPSFSSIHSMAEQQQVISDTNILQRRIPPSFRDPASAPLRKLSVDLIKTYKHINEVYYTKKKRRAQQVPPEDSSTKKERKVYNDGYDDDNYDYIVKNGEKWLDRYEIDSLIGKGSFGQVVKAYDHHEQEWIAIKIIKNKKAFLNQAQIELRLLELMNKHDTEMKYYIVHLKRHFMFRNHLCLVFELLSYNLYDLLRNTNFRGVSLNLTRKFAQQLCTALLFLATPELSIIHCDLKPENILLCNPKRSAIKIVDFGSSCQLGQRIYQYIQSRFYRSPEVLLGMPYDLAIDMWSLGCILVEMHTGEPLFSGSNEVDQMNKIVEVLGVPPSHMLDAAPKARKYFDKLSDGLWTVKKNKDSKKEYKPPATRRLHEILGVETGGPGGRRAGEPGHAPCDYLKFKDLILRMLDYDPKSRITPFYALQHNFFKKTTDEGTNTSSSTSTSPAMDHSHSASTTSSVSSSGGSSGSSNDNRNYRYSNRYYNSAVTHSDYEMTSPQAPSQQQIRIWPGSEGGGGGQDPSYTQLLLHKPAASQQHQRHFLDPPHHPHPTYSHHGNGERGLRQAGQTGIGGGGGQQGSPPEMSDSMDVGVSLGLHHLGAVSSMEASQFGSASLPLSLPIGLSAFRTRTAPNAPGPKAPPPDDYYPVSNNNNATAGGRGRPDSEEGAANS from the exons ATGGTGATCACATCATCCGTGGAGGACAAGACTGCGCCCCCTTCTAGGATGGTCCAATCAGAAACCTGGGTCTCCTCTGCCCTGTTGCGCAAAAACAAGA GTGTAAGCAGCTCAGGATGtccacccacctcctcctcctcctcctactcctcctcctcctcctactcctcctcctcctcctccactgcccAGGGCTTCTCCCTCGCTGAGCCAGCCATGACCAGccagcacacacatacacatccctccttcagctccatccaCTCCATggccgagcagcagcag GTTATTTCTGATACAAACATACTCCAGCGGAGGATCCCCCCAAGTTTCAGAGACCCTGCCAGTGCTCCACTGAGGAAGCTCTCTGTTGACCTCATCAAAACATACAAGCACATCAATGAG GTGTATTATACTAAGAAGAAGAGGCGGGCCCAGCAAGTCCCTCCAGAAGACAGCAGCACCaagaaggagagaaaagttTACAACGATGGCTACGACGATGACAACTACGACTACATTgttaaaaatggagaaaagtgGCTGGACCGCTATGAGATAGACTCACTGATTGGGAAAGGCTCATTTGGACAG GTGGTGAAGGCCTACGACCACCATGAGCAGGAATGGATCGCCATTAAGATCATCAAGAACAAAAAGGCCTTTCTAAACCAGGCCCAGATTGAACTACGCCTGCTGGAGCTCATGAACAAGCATGACACTGAAATGAAATATTACATAG TCCACCTGAAGCGTCACTTTATGTTTAGAAACCATCTCTGTTTGGTGTTTGAGTTGTTAAGCTACAATCTGTATGATCTTTTGAGGAATACCAACTTCAGAGGAGTTTCCCTCAATCTCACCAGGAAATTTGCACAACAGCTCTGTACAG CTTTATTATTCCTGGCCACTCCAGAGTTGTCAATCATCCACTGTGACCTAAAACCAGAGAATATCCTGCTGTGTAACCCCAAACGGTCTGCCATCAAGATTGTGGACTTTGGATCTTCCTGTCAGCTTGGACAGAGG ATCTATCAGTACATCCAAAGCAGGTTTTACCGATCTCCTGAAGTTCTGTTGGGAATGCCATATGACCTGGCCATCGACATGTGGTCTCTGGGATGTATCCTGGTGGAGATGCACACGGGAGAGCCTCTCTTCAGTGGCTCTAATGAG GTTgaccaaatgaataaaatcGTGGAGGTTCTGGGTGTTCCGCCCAGCCACATGCTGGATGCAGCACCTAAAGCTAGGAAGTACTTTGACAAGTTGTCAGATGGTCTTTGGACTGTCAAGAAGAACAAGGACTCAAAGAAG GAGTATAAACCTCCAGCAACACGGCGTCTTCATGAGATTTTGGGTGTTGAAACAGGGGGTCCAGGGGGGCGGCGGGCAGGGGAGCCAGGACACGCCCCCTGTGACTACCTGAAGTTTAAAG ATCTGATCTTGCGCATGCTGGATTATGATCCAAAAAGCCGCATCACACCATTCTACGCACTGCAGCACAACTTCTTCAAGAAGACAACAGATGAAGGAACTAACACCAGTTCATCGACATCCACGTCCCCCGCCATGGACCACTCCCATTCAGCCTCCACTACCAGCTCTGTGTCTAGCTCTG GTGGCTCCAGTGGTTCTTCCAACGACAACCGCAACTACCGCTACAGCAACCGCTACTACAACTCTGCTGTGACACACTCAGACTATGAGATGACGAGCCCTCAG GCTCCGtctcagcagcagatcagaaTATGGCCAGGCAgtgagggtggaggtgggggacagGACCCATCATACACCCAGTTGCTCCTTCACAAGCCAGCTGCCTCCCAGCAACACCAGCGCCACTTCCTGgacccaccccaccacccccacccaacCTACTCCCATCACGGAAATGGCGAGCGCGGCCTGCGCCAGGCTGGACAGACGGGCATCGGTGGAGGTGGGGGCCAGCAGGGATCCCCGCCAGAAATGAGTGACAGCATGGATGTGGGTGTGTCCCTGGGGCTGCACCACCTGGGGGCAGTGTCTTCCATGGAGGCCTCTCAGTTTGGTtctgcctctctgcccctctctctgccAATTGGATTATCAGCCTTCCGAACTCGTACAGCCCCCAACGCCCCAGGGCCAAAAGCCCCACCCCCTGACGACTACTACCCTGTCTCCAACAATAATAATGCTACTGCAGGGGGCAGAGGCAGGCCAGACTCAGAGGAGGGGGCAGCCAACTCTTGA
- the LOC130532007 gene encoding dysbindin-A-like isoform X2 produces MFENFRERLHMVQHDFTTSFKTLGDKSRDTKTKWQARFDQSHPLHYNAGLDILSRYEESWVPLHKRTKDCAETAETVDGDVVMLSAHVERRRSALTNLQEQLQGLPAFISDLDAITANIAHLEGDFEEIESRLVYLETLCCQCEELSSKQHHINTLEVYQKKKRKEVEVLEAELKSQYAQWTAELEQAVHQKLREQQKIYEEAFKQDVKNYLSTGYLQHREPAESNINVLDQMTVTDVTDQEALDDFLNSPDVGVGSSQSDVDATLSESSGSSDAFLLRQDGAGRRRKQREESDEPLVQSDEDDVQPDSSLIGTQGGVG; encoded by the exons CTTTAAGACCCTGGGTGACAAATCAAGAGACACCAAGACCAAGTGGCAAGCCAG GTTTGACCAGAGCCATCCTCTTCATTACAACGCTGGGCTGGACATCCTCAGCAg GTATGAGGAGAGCTGGGTTCCACTCCATAAAAGAACGAAGGACTGTGCTGAGACTGCAGAG ACTGTAGATGGAGACGTGGTTATGCTGTCGGCACACGTGGAGAGAAGAAGATCGGCTCTGACAAACCTCCAGGAACAACTGCAGGGCTTACCAGCCTTCATCAGTGACCTAGACGCCATCACTGCTAACATAG cacatCTGGAGGGGGACTTTGAGGAGATTGAGAGCAGGTTGGTCTACCTGGAGACTCTTTGCTGTCAGTGTGAGGAGCTGAGCTCCAAACAGCATCACATCAACACGCTGGAGGTctaccagaagaagaagag GAAGGAAGTGGAGGTGCTGGAAG CGGAGCTGAAGTCTCAGTACGCTCAGTGGacagcagagctggagcaggCCGTTCATCAGAAACTCCGAGAACAACAGAAGATCTATGAAGAAGCCTTTAAGCAAGACGTGAAGAATTACCTGTCCACCGGGTACCTGCAGCACAGAG AGCCTGCAGAGTCCAACATTAACGTTCTGGATCAGATGACGGTGACGGACGTGACGGACCAGGAGGCTCTGGACGACTTCCTGAACTCACCTGATGTGGGCGTCGGATCCTCACAGTCAG ATGTTGATGCCACCCTTTCGGAATCTTCGGGAAGCTCCGACGCTTTCCTTCTCCGTCAGGATGgagcggggaggaggaggaagcagcgaGAGGAGAGCGACGAGCCTCTGGTCCAGTCGGATGAGGACGACGTTCAGCCAGACTCATCTCTGATTGGAACacaggggggggtggggtag
- the dyrk1b gene encoding dual specificity tyrosine-phosphorylation-regulated kinase 1B isoform X2 yields MTSQHTHTHPSFSSIHSMAEQQQVISDTNILQRRIPPSFRDPASAPLRKLSVDLIKTYKHINEVYYTKKKRRAQQVPPEDSSTKKERKVYNDGYDDDNYDYIVKNGEKWLDRYEIDSLIGKGSFGQVVKAYDHHEQEWIAIKIIKNKKAFLNQAQIELRLLELMNKHDTEMKYYIVHLKRHFMFRNHLCLVFELLSYNLYDLLRNTNFRGVSLNLTRKFAQQLCTALLFLATPELSIIHCDLKPENILLCNPKRSAIKIVDFGSSCQLGQRIYQYIQSRFYRSPEVLLGMPYDLAIDMWSLGCILVEMHTGEPLFSGSNEVDQMNKIVEVLGVPPSHMLDAAPKARKYFDKLSDGLWTVKKNKDSKKEYKPPATRRLHEILGVETGGPGGRRAGEPGHAPCDYLKFKDLILRMLDYDPKSRITPFYALQHNFFKKTTDEGTNTSSSTSTSPAMDHSHSASTTSSVSSSGGSSGSSNDNRNYRYSNRYYNSAVTHSDYEMTSPQAPSQQQIRIWPGSEGGGGGQDPSYTQLLLHKPAASQQHQRHFLDPPHHPHPTYSHHGNGERGLRQAGQTGIGGGGGQQGSPPEMSDSMDVGVSLGLHHLGAVSSMEASQFGSASLPLSLPIGLSAFRTRTAPNAPGPKAPPPDDYYPVSNNNNATAGGRGRPDSEEGAANS; encoded by the exons ATGACCAGccagcacacacatacacatccctccttcagctccatccaCTCCATggccgagcagcagcag GTTATTTCTGATACAAACATACTCCAGCGGAGGATCCCCCCAAGTTTCAGAGACCCTGCCAGTGCTCCACTGAGGAAGCTCTCTGTTGACCTCATCAAAACATACAAGCACATCAATGAG GTGTATTATACTAAGAAGAAGAGGCGGGCCCAGCAAGTCCCTCCAGAAGACAGCAGCACCaagaaggagagaaaagttTACAACGATGGCTACGACGATGACAACTACGACTACATTgttaaaaatggagaaaagtgGCTGGACCGCTATGAGATAGACTCACTGATTGGGAAAGGCTCATTTGGACAG GTGGTGAAGGCCTACGACCACCATGAGCAGGAATGGATCGCCATTAAGATCATCAAGAACAAAAAGGCCTTTCTAAACCAGGCCCAGATTGAACTACGCCTGCTGGAGCTCATGAACAAGCATGACACTGAAATGAAATATTACATAG TCCACCTGAAGCGTCACTTTATGTTTAGAAACCATCTCTGTTTGGTGTTTGAGTTGTTAAGCTACAATCTGTATGATCTTTTGAGGAATACCAACTTCAGAGGAGTTTCCCTCAATCTCACCAGGAAATTTGCACAACAGCTCTGTACAG CTTTATTATTCCTGGCCACTCCAGAGTTGTCAATCATCCACTGTGACCTAAAACCAGAGAATATCCTGCTGTGTAACCCCAAACGGTCTGCCATCAAGATTGTGGACTTTGGATCTTCCTGTCAGCTTGGACAGAGG ATCTATCAGTACATCCAAAGCAGGTTTTACCGATCTCCTGAAGTTCTGTTGGGAATGCCATATGACCTGGCCATCGACATGTGGTCTCTGGGATGTATCCTGGTGGAGATGCACACGGGAGAGCCTCTCTTCAGTGGCTCTAATGAG GTTgaccaaatgaataaaatcGTGGAGGTTCTGGGTGTTCCGCCCAGCCACATGCTGGATGCAGCACCTAAAGCTAGGAAGTACTTTGACAAGTTGTCAGATGGTCTTTGGACTGTCAAGAAGAACAAGGACTCAAAGAAG GAGTATAAACCTCCAGCAACACGGCGTCTTCATGAGATTTTGGGTGTTGAAACAGGGGGTCCAGGGGGGCGGCGGGCAGGGGAGCCAGGACACGCCCCCTGTGACTACCTGAAGTTTAAAG ATCTGATCTTGCGCATGCTGGATTATGATCCAAAAAGCCGCATCACACCATTCTACGCACTGCAGCACAACTTCTTCAAGAAGACAACAGATGAAGGAACTAACACCAGTTCATCGACATCCACGTCCCCCGCCATGGACCACTCCCATTCAGCCTCCACTACCAGCTCTGTGTCTAGCTCTG GTGGCTCCAGTGGTTCTTCCAACGACAACCGCAACTACCGCTACAGCAACCGCTACTACAACTCTGCTGTGACACACTCAGACTATGAGATGACGAGCCCTCAG GCTCCGtctcagcagcagatcagaaTATGGCCAGGCAgtgagggtggaggtgggggacagGACCCATCATACACCCAGTTGCTCCTTCACAAGCCAGCTGCCTCCCAGCAACACCAGCGCCACTTCCTGgacccaccccaccacccccacccaacCTACTCCCATCACGGAAATGGCGAGCGCGGCCTGCGCCAGGCTGGACAGACGGGCATCGGTGGAGGTGGGGGCCAGCAGGGATCCCCGCCAGAAATGAGTGACAGCATGGATGTGGGTGTGTCCCTGGGGCTGCACCACCTGGGGGCAGTGTCTTCCATGGAGGCCTCTCAGTTTGGTtctgcctctctgcccctctctctgccAATTGGATTATCAGCCTTCCGAACTCGTACAGCCCCCAACGCCCCAGGGCCAAAAGCCCCACCCCCTGACGACTACTACCCTGTCTCCAACAATAATAATGCTACTGCAGGGGGCAGAGGCAGGCCAGACTCAGAGGAGGGGGCAGCCAACTCTTGA
- the LOC130532007 gene encoding dysbindin-A-like isoform X1: MFENFRERLHMVQHDFTTSFKTLGDKSRDTKTKWQARFDQSHPLHYNAGLDILSRYEESWVPLHKRTKDCAETAETVDGDVVMLSAHVERRRSALTNLQEQLQGLPAFISDLDAITANIAHLEGDFEEIESRLVYLETLCCQCEELSSKQHHINTLEVYQKKKRKEVEVLEAELKSQYAQWTAELEQAVHQKLREQQKIYEEAFKQDVKNYLSTGYLQHREPAESNINVLDQMTVTDVTDQEALDDFLNSPDVGVGSSQSAPDVDATLSESSGSSDAFLLRQDGAGRRRKQREESDEPLVQSDEDDVQPDSSLIGTQGGVG; this comes from the exons CTTTAAGACCCTGGGTGACAAATCAAGAGACACCAAGACCAAGTGGCAAGCCAG GTTTGACCAGAGCCATCCTCTTCATTACAACGCTGGGCTGGACATCCTCAGCAg GTATGAGGAGAGCTGGGTTCCACTCCATAAAAGAACGAAGGACTGTGCTGAGACTGCAGAG ACTGTAGATGGAGACGTGGTTATGCTGTCGGCACACGTGGAGAGAAGAAGATCGGCTCTGACAAACCTCCAGGAACAACTGCAGGGCTTACCAGCCTTCATCAGTGACCTAGACGCCATCACTGCTAACATAG cacatCTGGAGGGGGACTTTGAGGAGATTGAGAGCAGGTTGGTCTACCTGGAGACTCTTTGCTGTCAGTGTGAGGAGCTGAGCTCCAAACAGCATCACATCAACACGCTGGAGGTctaccagaagaagaagag GAAGGAAGTGGAGGTGCTGGAAG CGGAGCTGAAGTCTCAGTACGCTCAGTGGacagcagagctggagcaggCCGTTCATCAGAAACTCCGAGAACAACAGAAGATCTATGAAGAAGCCTTTAAGCAAGACGTGAAGAATTACCTGTCCACCGGGTACCTGCAGCACAGAG AGCCTGCAGAGTCCAACATTAACGTTCTGGATCAGATGACGGTGACGGACGTGACGGACCAGGAGGCTCTGGACGACTTCCTGAACTCACCTGATGTGGGCGTCGGATCCTCACAGTCAG CTCCAGATGTTGATGCCACCCTTTCGGAATCTTCGGGAAGCTCCGACGCTTTCCTTCTCCGTCAGGATGgagcggggaggaggaggaagcagcgaGAGGAGAGCGACGAGCCTCTGGTCCAGTCGGATGAGGACGACGTTCAGCCAGACTCATCTCTGATTGGAACacaggggggggtggggtag